The Arachis ipaensis cultivar K30076 chromosome B07, Araip1.1, whole genome shotgun sequence genome includes a window with the following:
- the LOC107605861 gene encoding AAA-ATPase At2g46620 (The sequence of the model RefSeq protein was modified relative to this genomic sequence to represent the inferred CDS: added 84 bases not found in genome assembly), whose translation MKLWPWPWATSISTLFFIVVSTFLVLRFFRKTSALQILNKWWLSFEDRLHVHQSFKVPLYNHHFQENHLYRKILTYLDSLPSVQDSDYTNLFSGHNPADIYLHLDANQTIQDIFLGAKLSWTKTNDAVIGGVGSDSAALVLRIKKKDKRRVFRQYFQHILSVAEEIELRRKEIRLYTNSSAGESSRWRSVAFTHPASFDTVAMDAELKNKVKSDLDQFLKSKQYYHRLGRVWKRSYLLYGASGTGKSSFIAAMAKFLCYDIYDIDVSKVTDGSNWKTLLMQTTSKSMIVIEDLDRLLSGKSTAVISVSSILNFMDGIVSCCGEERVMVFTMNGTKDEVDQAVLRPGRIDVHIHFPLCDFSTFKILASSYLGLKEHKLFTQVEEVFQTGARLSPAEVGEIMISNRNSPTRALKTVITALQAQSNGGGDSRIARGGGRLSESGSGRSSDDNESGAVICRESFHTVREFRKLYGLLRMGSRRKEEKEYSGPIEKDTPSIEGGRVN comes from the exons atgAAGCTTTGGCCATGGCCTTGGGCCACTTCCATATCTACCCTCTTCTTCATCGTTGTTTCCACCTTCCTTGTCCTTCGGTTCTTCCGCAAAACCTCTGCTCTCCAAATCCTCAATAAATGGTGGCTCTCCTTCGAGGACCGACTCCACGTCCACCAGTCCTTCAAAGTCCCACTCTACAACCACCATTTCCAGGAGAATCATCTCTACCGGAAAATCCTCACCTACCTCGATTCTCTCCCTTCGGTACAAGACTCCGATTACACTAACCTCTTCTCCGGCCACAACCCCGCAGATATCTACCTCCACCTCGACGCCAACCAGACCATTCAGGACATCTTCCTCGGCGCCAAGCTCTCTTGGACCAAGACCAATGACGCCGTCATCGGCGGCGTCGGTTCCGATTCCGCCGCTCTCGTGCTCCGAATCAAGAAGAAGGACAAGCGCAGGGTTTTCCGGCAGTACTTCCAGCACATTCTTTCCGTGGCGGAGGAAATTGAACTGAGAAGGAAGGAGATCAGGCTGTACACGAACTCCAGCGCCGGCGAGTCGTCGCGGTGGAGGTCGGTCGCGTTCACGCATCCGGCGAGCTTCGATACGGTGGCGATGGACGCCGAGCTGAAGAACAAGGTGAAATCGGATCTGGACCAGTTCCTCAAGTCAAAGCAGTACTATCACCGGTTAGGCCGCGTTTGGAAGCGGAGTTACCTCCTCTACGGTGCCTCCGGCACGGGGAAATCGAGCTTCATCGCCGCGATGGCGAAGTTCCTTTGCTACGACATCTACGACATCGACGTTTCGAAGGTAACCGACGGATCCAATTGGAAAACTCTGCTGATGCAAACGACGAGCAAATCGATGATTGTGATCGAGGACCTAGACCGGTTACTGTCTGGAAAATCAACGGCGGTGATCAGCGTTTCGAGCATACTGAACTTCATGGACGGCATCGTTTCGTGCTGTGGCGAGGAGCGCGTGATGGTGTTCACGATGAACGGCACGAAGGATGAGGTGGATCAAGCGGTGCTGAGGCCTGGTAGGATTGACGTTCACATACACTTCCCCTTATGCGATTTCTCAACGTTCAAGATTCTCGCGAGCAGTTACCTAGGGCTTAAGGAACACAAGCTTTTCACTCAGGTGGAGGAAGTTTTCCAGACCGGGGCACGGCTTAGCCCGGCCGAAGTCGGCGAGATTATGATATCGAACCGGAATTCACCGACTCGGGCCTTGAAAACGGTTATAACGGCTTTGCAGGCTCAATCAAACGGTGGTGGTGATTCGAGGATAGCAAGAGGGGGAGGGAGGTTGAGTGAGAGCGGCTCGGGT CTTCTGCGGATGGGAAGTAGGAGGAAGGAGGAGAAGGAATATTCGGGGCCCATTGAGAAGGATACTCCATCAATTGAGGGTGGTCGGGTGAATTAG